One Rhinoderma darwinii isolate aRhiDar2 chromosome 6, aRhiDar2.hap1, whole genome shotgun sequence DNA window includes the following coding sequences:
- the LOC142656404 gene encoding HUWE1-associated protein modifying stress responses-like: protein MEDKKEEGEAEIQEHGPEYWFTKWERQCLAEAEQEEQPEADTEDGQHKLWHLFQNSATAVAQLYKDRVCQQQGQPLWATFQNAATAVTNLYKGRVCVLGDMASLSPVCSPVVLTKTESSLMV from the exons ATGGAGGACAAGAAAGAGGAGGGCGAGGCGGAAATCCAGGAACACGGACCCGAATACTGGTTCACCAAATGGGAGCGCCAGTGTCTAGCAGAGGCCGAGCAAGAGGAGCAGCCAGAGGCCGACACCGAGGACGGGCAACATAAACTATGGCATCTGTTTCAGAACTCTGCCACCGCCGTGGCGCAGCTTTACAAAG ATCGCGTGTGTCAGCAGCAGGGCCAGCCACTGTGGGCCACTTTCCAGAATGCCGCAACAGCTGTCACCAATCTATATAAAGGTAGGGTTTGTGTGCTGGGTGACATGGCTTCCCTGTCACCTGTGTGCAGTCCGGTAGTACTGACGAAGACGGAGTCATCTTTAATGGTCTAA